The genomic segment CCAGCGAGGTGGCGCCCAAACTAGACCGGCAGATGgggagaaacaaaaacagatcgCATTAGAGGCCTGCTTGCATCCGCTGCAGTTCTCCTAACAGAGAAAGTGAGCACGATGCATCTGTCATTAGCTGCctgcagttacacacacacacacacacacacacaatgcaaatCTCACACACTGAATTTCGCTCTAGTCATTAAACAATTTGCACAGATGAGAAAAGCAATAACGAGCCGTGGATGTACCGCAGCTGACGACAGATTGCTTACGTTTAATCCCTTTTTTCAGGCAGCATCATTTTGATCTCTTCATTCTGTGAGCTGCAGATTTCTGGTCCTCCTCTCCGGGAGCTGCTGCATGGAGGAGGAGCGGCCGCTGGGTCATAGCGCCCGACGGGTAGCTGCACTTTGCTAAAGAGATTATAACTCATTATGAAActgttatattaaaataaatgagatgtTGGAACAGCAAATTAAATCATGTTTGCCAGAAGTGATGGAAAGTTGGTTTAATCACGGAAAAGGGTAAAATAGTAATTGAGCGGTGGCTATTTGGGAAAAAGGTGCAAGAGCTTCAATTAGATAATTACTTTGGTTGAAGCAGGAACATTAGTAGATAAACTAattgaaaaagataaaatagtTACAATAGTAAGTGGTTAAACAGCAGTAAAGGTGGAGGTTAGCTAAAACTGGTAGGGAAATGGTTCAGTTAGTTAAAAGTAATGAGGAAAAGGCTGAAATAGGGAACAAGcagtgaaaacatcaaacagctaaaagaaatatacaaacagtagaaaataacagagaaaaggTGAATTATATAGTTATAATTGGTCAAAGCAGCAAATAGATAAAAGTGTAAGTGAAAAAGATCAAGTAGTAAACAAGTGGTAATGGATGAAACATTCAGCTAAATGTACTATACATGGTTGAAATGGGTAAAAGTAAAGAATAACATTTGAAATCCACTGTTAAAACATTAATGCTGAAAGTAGTGGAAAGAAAAGTAACATAATCAAACTGTAGTTCAAAATAGGTCAAATGGTGTCAGTGCAATCTTGACAAAATCTAAAGGTGTTTAGATCTCTGCTGATGACGAGTggtttcaaatgaaatgaacGCATTAGGAACAGGACCGAGGTGAAGTTTCCATGAATTCATCTAACACGGCTGTGGGTTCACATCACAACATCATCAGACAATGAGAGGTTGGAAACCCCTGCTGTGATCCCACTCCCCCTCCTCAGCCTCGCAGCACTCTTCTTGCATTAGGACCCAGTGAAACTTCACTCACGTCAAACCTCCTTGTCCAATAACACATCCGTTATTTGCAAGCCACATTGTTGCTTCCTGCATTATGCATCTGTCTTGGTAGAAGCATTAAAAATTATCAGCGAAGGGAGACGagcatttccctttttttggTGAGAGATGGTTTGAATCTTCCCACGCTGTCTCGGTTTCGAAATGTTTACGGGGGCCGGTTGATTTGCAGGGCCAACACAGTCCTGCAGCTGAACAGAGtcattttcctttcattctaGTAGATTCTAGTAGCCTCTACAGCTTTCACAACAGTTGAGGGTCTGATCTAAAGGACATGACTTGAGGAATATTGCctaaaaacaaaaggacaaacGAGATTAAGGTGCTGTCAAACAGGATGTACATCCCTTTTCAGTAAGGCTGTAGTGCCATCTAGCTTTCCCATAGAATTTAGTATAGTATTTAGTTGGTGGGTCTGACCTTAGCATGGTGAGTGGATGAGTGAGGTGGTCACTCATTTGTGATGTTCACACAATTCATTAATTTAAGTGAAATACAAAAGTCCTGCACTGAGAATGTTCATTAAGTAAAGGTTTTTTAAGTATACTTCAGAAAATGTACATACGAACATAAAGCCATTTTTGCCAGTTACATACTTAGTTAATTCACCAATAATTTCAGCTTTAAtcatacatataaaaaaacattcagcttcACAAAAGTGTCAGTTCCCTGTGAAATGAAGACGAGTGACAGTAAACGTTTTTTTGCAAAGAAAATAGTGAAGTAAACCTCAAATTTCCACATGTACTTCATTTacttatgtattattatttttagtttctgtatAGTATAATTTtgtcaccaaaacaaacacagctcttGATTCACAGACACCCTTGTGGAAGTTATTAGGTGAGTGAGGCAAAAATAGCGCTGACATGTGTTTTAGTGTGACCGAGCCCCACTCCGCTTGGCTCTGTCAATCACAGGCCAAAAAACAAGATGGCAGGCTGCGGGAGCTGGCTCTTCTTTTTAACAGGCAAGTTTATTCCTGAAATGATTAAACTCCAAACAGATGTAGGTCTTCATCCTGTTTCAGTCCGGTTTCCGTCAGGTCTGTGTTATTTAGTGTTGACCTTTTCTTGTGACGTCAGCTGTCAGGGGTTAGTAGGCCTGATTGTTAGGCTACAACAAAAGCAGTTGTGTGTTgtcatatttaaatatgaagtTTAAGGGTTGTTTGGCTTCTTTTCAATCACTCATATAAAactccactgtgtttttttgcacgtccacatacagtgtgtgttgtctttttgtttgggGCCAATGCCGAGATCAAATTTACCATTCCTGTGGGGAAGTTTTTTACGTATGAGCTGATGAGAGAGACTTTCCAGAATGATTTTGAACCTTTGTCAAGAATCTACGGTAAGATCCTAAATCATAATAATTCACTTTTTGTCATCTATTAAACAAAATGATAACATTTCTCTTACTCCTCTCTACTATGCTCTTTTTGCTTGTTGTAAAGCCGGGCATTTGTACAATGACCCCATGATTTTTAAGTGCAACAAGCAGAATTTCCCAGACCTCCCAGAGTGGCTGCGCTTAACCCAAAGGCACCCCTATGATAATGGGTTCCTGTACGGCACGCCAACATCTCCAGGAAAACATACAATTGAGGTATGAAGTCATCCTTTGCACCAACAGTCACCAACATCTCAGTGGGAGCTGTCAGGTTCTGTCGTCAAACCACTAGAGAGAAAAGCTAGTCTTCCTCTGTAGAGCTgctattttaaaacaacataaaaaattcAGGATGAAAACATAGCTTTCAGGAAGAAGAGATGGACACAGGAGGCGCTTTAGTTAAACAGAATGTATTATATCTTGAACGGACTGTGGATGTGACCACAGACCACAGCTGTAAACCACAGTGTTTTGGAGGGGGACGTTATCCTCTCAGTTCATTATTGCTGATATTCTATGTATTGATTGCCTTAATATATGAATTAAACGTGGAATATCAGTAAACCAGTAGTAACTGAGGAAAACTGCTGTGATGGCTTTAAACTCTCCTTTTTCTGACAGGTTTATGCATACAACAAACGGAGCTATGAGACAACCAGACACATACTCGTGTTCAAAGTCGTTGCAGGTATGTGTGGTTTGAATAATATGGCAAAATGCATAATAATGATACTAATAAATGAGTATTCTTTatatgacaaatgaaaaaatagttcatttttttattgaagttAACATGTCCCACGTTGCTGCTGTCGCTCTCAGAGAAGATGCTGCCCTATCAAGCTGAGTTCTTCATCAAGTTGAGGGAGATTGAGAAGGTGCTGCCCTCTTCTGTTCAGGATGAAATAAAGCAGGATTTACAGAAGCTGTGGGACACCGAGGACTTGGAAATTGTCAATATCACTAACGCCTTAGACCGTGGCGGCAGGGTTCCCCTCCCTCTTGCAGGACACTATGAAGGGTAAACAGAGAGATTGGTTTCAGCTTCATCTTTGGAATAATTACCCTGTTTATTAAGATGTGATTTgggtcagtgtgtttgtgaaggtGGGGTCGGAGCAGTACTTCTCAAATTGTCTCCTGAGGGTGCTGACACCCGAGCATCAGAGGCAGTGCACGGCAGTGTCCAGAGTCAAGATCCCAGGTGGCTGCAACTTCTGCAGCGTTCCCAGCAACTGTATCACCTGGTGCAAGACAGAGCTGGTGAGAGCTGAAGAGACACATGGATGAGTGAAGATCATTTTTCCTTTACTTCTATATGTCATAGAGGGCTGGCTGCATTTTTTAACAGTTCAGACCCCATCTGTTTggcctcctctctttctccgtCCAGATTGATCTGACAAAGCAGGAGCCCGTTCCACCTGCTCCCACAGTGGGGTTGGGCATTCTGGAGGAAGGAGGCGACTTCAATCCTCCCGAGTCTCCCCCAAGCAGAGACTATTTCCCAGACTACATTGTGACAGTGATTGTGCCCCTGATCATCGCTATCAtcctgtgtctgctgctggCCTACATCATGTTTGGCAGACGAGAGGGAGTGTATGTATTTTGGTGTTGTTGTGTTATTGAGCCTTAGTTCATCAAgttgaaactgtaaaaatagGAGAAACTGCTGCTGATAATTTATCCACTTAACAAAGACACTGGCTCATTTGGAAaaacagaattgtttttgtAAACTTGATGAACTGAGCCCTTAATTCGAATGTCAAGGTAAATTTACTCTGTTGattgacacatttttatttttctatagtgaaaaaagaaatgcaaagacAAACCAGTAAGTACATAgatttctttcccttttcttatTGATGCTGTCACTAAAGTTAACACTAATTAAGTAAAGAAACCAACCATCATTTCTCTCAGTTAACtgtcattttacagtaaaatatataaagtcGTGATTACACTGTAGAGAaacactgtttcctgtttgctgcAGAATCCAGCTGTACCACCACTACACCATTCACGGGAACACTGACGATCTGAGGAGCATGGCTGGAAACCGAAGTGTTACTCCACCTTTGTCCACGCTGCCTATGTTCAACAGCCGGACTGGGGAGAGAGCTCCACCGCTGCACTCGGACAGCCCCAGTATCCCTCTCATCGCAGCCCAGCAGTGAGTACGATTCCAATACCAGTACGACATTTACTGTTGCAGAGGTGGCATGTGACTACGTACATTGAAACAAGTACTGTAGTTAAGTACATATACCAAGTGTCTATTTATAACTAATATCTGATCCTAATTGATTAGTTACTCTACATGTTCTTTCCATAATTTTCACTTCTGTATTAAGAATTGATTTGGTACTTGCTGCTTTCAGTGGAGTGGATTTAGTTTGAGTCCTGAGAGGTCAATGAATTcttaacattttgaatttgttttactCCTAGTGATCCCTACAGTGACACGCTGCCCAGGTAAAGCCACTCATCAGACTTCCTCCTACAGCATCACAGTCTTTCTATAGACTATATTCAGCctttagtgtttttatctgtgattcagacaacacagactcatcacattgtttgtttttcaggaaatAAGAACGCTGAACGCTGGTTTTGGTACAGTGAGGCAAATGACTCGTATTTGCTGTTACTATACAGTTTTCGAAGGGgtgttgtattgtttttctttgagtgccattaaaataaattagtggTGTGCAGTTTGtcaagttattattttatgttatttcagGATTCCTGTATTACATCATCTTTAATGATTACTAATTAAAGAATGAGTTACTCTTATAATGTTTACAATGTACCAATGTCCTGGTTGTGGCCATTTCAAGTTAGTATAAGGATTCAACCATCTTAATTGATCATATGAAGTGGGTATCATCCAAACATACAGTCTTTTTAAGACACAAATTCCTATTTTTGTTCCTATTGCTTCACTGCAGTTCAACATGGAAACACTGTCAAGTCCAATTTATACTGAGAAGACTGTAACTTTagaagaaaacactgctgaaacTTCTCAAACCTTCAGAAGCATTTTGTCTCCATCTTAAGCATCTGTTGTTGCACTAGACGTCCAGAGGGGGTCGCTGGTGGATCTCCATCAGATTTGGGTTTGACATACATCTCCTCCTTTGTGAACAGTGATTTCACTGAGCACCAACTTTATTCTCATGCAGGTTCAGTCACCTGTTTTTGACTGTggagataaaagaaaaacaagtcacACAGAAACTACAATGACTGCATGTCCAATCAGCTATTAAAAAGTGTTCAAGGTCTCATTTCAATATTCCTAAAGGACTTTAGGAGCTTTGTGGCTCTAATTTTtagcaactgtgtgtgtggagactaAGAATATTGGCcttgttttcactgctgcttgACAGAAGCATAGTCAGTGCAACTGTTGTGGAACAGTTGATTTCTGAACCTACATTAATTCTATTTCATTGTCAAAGTTGGAACATGCACGATTTCTGGAAATGTGAAATGCAGCTTAGGTCTATATGTGGAGTATTTTTCCAAATCCTAAAACCTGATTCCAGTTTCACAACAGTTGCAAAACAGGACAGTGAAAACTCTGCCACTGAGTAGACCACTTCACATGCTTTATTTCAGCAcccaaaataattaaaaacatcttgATTTATTATACATGTACAAAATAAGTACAGAATCTCTCTTTTAAACCATGAAAGTGGGTCTgcttcaaattattttttaagaaaCCCTTCGCGAAAAAGACatcaacaaacaacataaacaacaggGTGGGAGatgtgtgctgtttttcttttttagtgaAGAGGAGTTTTCCACAGGGGTAAACAGACAGAAGGATCAACACTGGACAAACGGGCAGGGAAATGATATTGAACCAGAGTCACTTGCTTTTATCTACAAAGACATGATTGCATGCATTACATCTGCAGTGAGGACCTCTGTCATCAAACCAGCACTTAAGAAGAAAACAATTGCACTGCATAGACAACAAGACAATAAGTCAATTTAGTAGCACCAAAGGTTCTGCAGGCATTAGTGGCAATAAGTATGACAGTGAGAGTCTCACCATCACACACCAATAACTGGACCTCAATGAGTTGAtaatagcaccttttgtttttaattcccCTCGATAGACTCGTGTAAAATATACCcttttcatttaagaaaaaaaaagggggtgaCTTCTTGTTTTGAGGTAGCCATCTACATATTGTAATGAAGGTGAGCTTCTTTGTCTTGCTCATCTGCTGATCACGTTTGTCTGAGCAACATTCAGGTGTTTTTTCTGTCATGAATTTATAACAAGAAGACGCTTCACActttttacaatttatttaacACCAGAAAAATGGTACATATCACTTGTTGTTTTCAATGTCCTTCCGCAGTGGTGGAAAATGGCAAAAGTCACCTGTGTTTCATTGCTTGTGTGAAtcgatttttttttcttaatctcCAGGGGGAAATTTTACACAAGTatatattattttcttgttgCCAGTGGAAACAAAAGATTCTTTTTAAAGTGTCCTTGTGGTTGGTCAGCTGAAGTTAGCAGTCCCGAAAAAACTTCTCATGattggaaaaatacaaacaccgTCTTCAGTAGAGTGGTTTTAAGCATGTGGACCAATGGCAGCCGAATGAGTTTTGAATGCATAGGAAAAAGGATTTAGAGATGactgctagaaaaaaaaacaacaatgtcaTGTCcatatttctttcatttttacaagAAGCAAACAGGGCCAACTTCGACGCCAAATTCCTGATCAGGTGCACCAACATCCATAGGAGCAATGTCAATGATGGGCAGGCGGGTTGTTTTTGATGTCTTGTAGTCGATGACTGTCTTACCCCATGagccagtgtgtgtctgtggagaggaggaaaagaaggaaaggtCAGACATTGCTGTAAGACGGCGTGTACATGTAATACCCAGGTCAAACAGAATTCAAACTCACCGTGCAGCCATCCTCCGTGACACTGTATGTGAAGCGGCTGTTGCCCTCGGCTCTGATCTCAACGTCGTTGGAACCCTGGAGGAGCAGGGCCTTCTTCAGGTTGCCAGAGGCGGAGTCCATGTAGGCAATGCTGTTCTTGCAGTGATATGTAATGTTCTGAGAGGCCTGGTTGGACATCAGGCGCATGAAAGTCATCTGAATGTTGACGTCCTCGGTGTCAGCTCCATCGGTGCCATACTGGAACTGCATGGTGGAAGGAAGGGAAGGATGCATGAGATTTACTGGCTCTGACTTAATAGTAGTGAACACGTCCTCTCATGTACCATTTGATGGTTTTTGTTATTGCTGCCTTCTTACCTGGAATCCACCAGTCATGGACTCGCTGAACCAGACGTGCTTCTTCTCTCTGATGTTCTTGCTGAGGTACCAGTTCTTCATGGGGATGCTGGACTCGCTGGGGTAGATGCAAGTCTCACCAGTCTCCATGTTGCAGTGGACCTTGATGGCATCCAGAGGAGAGCCCTGGTTGGGATCAACCCAGTAGGTGCCTGTGACAGAGGAATATAAAGTTCAGTTTAAAGCTGAATATATTCTTATTTCATCCTTTACTTGAAGGCTTCACTGATCTGCTCTTACCGCTCTTCCACTCAGGGTGGCACATCCTCAGATCGCGGCACATGCGGGCAGGGCTCTTCTGGGTACCATCGGGGCTGCGGATATTCTCAACCTTCTGAGTCAGGGTCTTGAGGGTGGTGTCAACCTCCATGTCACGGTCGCGCATCATGTTGGGGTCATCAGCACGGTAGCCTCCACGCAGGGGATCGGGGGCCTTCTCCTGAGCGGGTGGGCTGATGAAGTCAAATCCACCACCAGGAGGTCCAGGGGGTCCGGCAGGTCCAGGAGGTCCGGGAGGACCCTGTTGTGAGGCACAAAGGGTTTACAGACTGCAGCCGGGTTTGTCGGATTGTGTAAGTAGGTGGATGCATGGGAACTTACAGCAGGTCCCATCTCTCCGTTGCGACCACGAGGTCCAGGAGGTCCAATGGGTCCAGGCAGACCATTTACACCATCCTTACCATGGACACCAGTAGATCCAGCAGGTCCCTGTAGATTGAAAGCCACTTAATGAGTTCACTTAATGACAGAGAACATCATTTTTTATAACTTTCTGGATCATTGTACAGAAGCCACTGTAGAACTACACCTAATTGAGTTATACTTACTCTAGGTCCAGCAGGTCCAGAGGCACCAGCGGGTCCTCTCTCTCCAGGACCTCCCTAGTGGcagataaacatgttaaaaatcaaataactaaataaattaattgtgtCTGATGCAGTAGTCTACAAACATTTGCATGCTTCTCGATAGCTTTAAAAGTGTTACTTACAGCAGGTCCGGGCATACCAGGCATGCCACTGAATCCTCTGTGTCCCTTGTGGCCTCTCTCTCCAGCCTCACCagcctctcctctgtctcccttaGCACCAGCAGGGCCCTGAATACAAGCAACAAGAAGTCAACATCCCTCATCTGAGATCACTTAGGCATCAGACAACTTCAGAATTGTcataaatgttattaatgtaaAGTCCATATTATGAGGCAATGAACATACAGCAGAACCACGGACACCAGCAGGACCAGCAGGACCAGCAGGACCAGCAGCAccctaaaagaaagaaataacacCAAATCAGTTACCAGATCCATGTAGTTTTATCAACAGGATCAAGATGAGCATCAAGGGAGCTTACACTCTCTCCACGGTCACCAGACTTGCCAGAGGGGCCAACAGCTCCAGGGGCACCAGGGGCACCAGGGGGTCCTGGGGGTCCAGCCTGGCCACTCTCACCACGGTCTCCCTGCAGGGGCAAATCACCAGTGAGACAGTGCTAGCAGCTAAAAGCTAAttgtagtgtttgttttgggaAGCTGTGTTGGACTAAAGCTTAAATGTCTGAGCTAAACGTAGcaaagattttattatttagggCTTGAGAATGATGTAAAATAGTCCTTAAGGGGAAGGTTACCTTGGGGCCAGGAGCTCCATCGCGACCAGGGGCACCATCATGACCAGGAGATCCCTGTGAAGGAGCAGGAAGGATGGTCAAtcataattcataatttatAAATCTGTGAATTCACGGTGCATCTGCTGAGACGGCATACCTCACGACCAGCCTCTCCAGTAGCACCAGACAATCCAGGGGGTCCAGCAGGTCCGGGGGGTCCACGCTCACCAACAAGTCCAGAAGGTCCCTGCTTTCCAGGCTCACCCTGAAGAAGAACAAGAGAGCTCATTTCTCTGTATGTATGTGGACGCCACAGGgttaattttacaaataaaacacactatAATACTCATTCTGTTCTCAAGTATGAGAAACTGGTTTCATGTAAAATCTAGTTCTACATTTACTTTCATGCATTATTGAGATGCAATGGATTAATTAAACTGTATATTGTTAGGCTATGGTGTAGGTACAATACTCACAGCTTGTCCAGCTGGGCCATTGAAACCACGCTCTCCACGCTGTCCAGGGATACCTACGGTACCGCGCTGTCCAGCAATACCTTGGGGTCCAGAGATACCAGGGGCGCCCtgcacacagagacataaaGGTCAGTTGGCACATTATCACAGATATCACTGTAGTATTTAAACCTCAAAATCATTAGCAAGAGCTATAGCTGGCACTCACAGGGGCTCCATCAGCACCAGGAGATCCCTTCTCTCCACTGATTCCTTGGGGTCCAGGAGCACCAGTCTCACCAGGACGGCCGGCAGGGCCAGTCTCACCACGAGCTCCTCGTGCGCCATCTTTGCCAACGGGTCCAGCAGGTCCAGGGGCTCCAGCAGCTCCCTGGTAATAAGAGAGCACAAGACATTGAAACAAACTGCCAAAACAATGAAGTCTAGGTTGTGTGCTGGTTACTACAACTCATCATGTGGACTTGACGATACTTACAGCAGGGCCAGGGGGTCCAACTCTTCCGGCAGGTCCAGGGAAACCAGTAGCACCCTACAAACGCAAGCACAAATCAAATGTCACACAAATCTATTTCACCATTTTTAGCAACAGTTAATCTAATTCTACAAAATCGTACATGTTGATGGGATACTTACAGGAGAACCAGCACCACCACGAGCACCTTTGGGTCCAGGAGGACCAGCAGGTCCCTGTTGACAGATACATTTGTAAGTTGAAGAGCAACCACAACCAATCATAAATTATTTAGCATAATAGGGAAAACATGACCGTAACAAAGACTCCTATTAATAACACTAATTAGCAACACTGTCTGGcatcttttaaaatattcaacttttttattattatttatagtctATTTCAAAGGTGATAGATGGACCTACCTGAGGTCCAGAAGCTCCAACAGGTCCAGCAGGTCCAGGAACACCTGCATCTCCCTTGGGTCCAGAGTCACCAGTCTCTCCCTTGGCACCAGGCTGACCATCAGCACCCTGAGGTTGGAGgggaacagaaagaaagagttcAACACGTGTTCTCAGGTGGCAGATTAAATCTGAAGTGAGAGTGCTGTGTTTGTTAGCATCGGAATCAGTatgaagaaatattaaatatattgaaTTTGGAGGGTCTTACAGGAGGTCCAGCGAATCCAGCAGGTCCAGAAGGTCCAGTCTCTCCACGCTCACCCTGTTGGAGAAATAATGAAAGATGATTCACTGATTCATGATCATGtttaaatttacaaaatatatatattacattgGTGGTTTGCTAATTAGCCAGCTGTGTATTTGGAGAAGAACTTACAGGGGAACCACGAGGACCAGTTGGTCCAGCAACTCCAACGGCGCCAGGCTCACCCTAAAACCAGAGGAGAAGGTCAGAAACCTAATTTTATCCAAATTTCAGCTATCAAGGTTAGCAAGTAGAGAAAAACCGTCATGAACCTGGATTACTGATATTTGcagaaaaaactaaagttgTCTCTGGTCTCACCTTCTCACCCTGAGCACCAGTAGGTCCAGGGAGACCAATAGCACCAGTCAGACCACGCACACCATCTTTGCCTGGGGCACCATCAGCTCCCTTGCCACCAGCGTCACCCTGAGAAGAGAAACAGGTTATTAAGAGCACTTGTGATGACACAATGATGACAAGACACTAAATAAGTAGCTGCTAAgcaggtttttttgtttttgttttaatataatgATAACAGTGAAGTGATGCTTACTCTCTCTCCCTTGACTCCGGAAAGACCAGCAGCTCCACGCTCACCAGGCATTCCCTGCATACCAGGGGCACCCTGAGGACCACTTCCACCAGGAGTACCAGGCtctccctgcacacacacaaagaaagaaacatttcatatttttcccTTGATAATAAATTAACTTTAAGTGAACAATTAGTAGTAACGTTAAGTAAATATGCATTAGGCCTGTGTACTGAATACTGCAGTAATGATATGGGTAACATGAATCCGTGCCAACTGTGATCATTGGGGATCAACAGAGTGTCAGTAAACTACTGACTTAGATTTGGTGTTGtttatttgtgatatttaatgCTCAACAAATAGTAATTTTAACTTACCTTAGCTCCATCGTTACCAGCGGGGCCAGGAGCACCACGGGCTCCAACTGGGCCAGTGCCGCCAGGAGCACCACGCTCACCAGGGAAACCTCTGTCACCCTGAAGGATAGAAGAGACACATCCGACATGGCCATTTTAGCAAGACACAAGAGGGATGCTGCTTACCacaatgttgtgttttggagATGCAGGGGATACTCACTCTTGGTCCAGATGGGCCATGGGGTCCAGCCTCACCAGGAGCACCctaaagaagagaaggaaagaggagaaggtTATAATGTGTGTTATAGATGTGCATTGAAGCAATCTCCTCCTAGATATGGAAACGGTTTGGGTTGTAGTGATATTACAGTACTAAGTCACTGCACATAAAGGTCTTGCTTAAAAGTGTAACAAATCAGCCTACAGATCAAGGACTTGTTTTTTCACAGTTCCATGTGATGCTTACCTGCTCACCAGGTTTGCCAGTCTCACCAGTAGAACCTTGAGGTCCAGGAAGACCCTGAACAAGGACAAAAGTTAGAAAGATTTTAGCGGTGAAATTGTAACACAGGTCACAAATACACCAACAAAATGAAAGCCAGAACTCAGGTTGCTAAAATACAATCAACACCAACCTGGAATCCAGGACCACCAGCAGGTCCCTGCTCACCCTTCTCTCCAGCAGGTCcctgaacaggaagaagaaaactaaatgatGAGAAATTTAgtttacagcattttaattttatattaatcCACTGAACCTAACCTATTGACCATATGAAATACATAACAATGCATCTAAATACTAATGGCTAGATCAGTCAGAGGCACACATACAGCAGGGCCGGAGGGTCCTGGAGCACCAGCATCACCATCTTTGCCAGGGGCACCCTATGAACAAAAATATTACCAATTAAACACTGTTTCCATCATCATTCAAGTGTATAG from the Anabas testudineus chromosome 19, fAnaTes1.2, whole genome shotgun sequence genome contains:
- the sgca gene encoding alpha-sarcoglycan isoform X1 — its product is MAGCGSWLFFLTVCVVFLFGANAEIKFTIPVGKFFTYELMRETFQNDFEPLSRIYAGHLYNDPMIFKCNKQNFPDLPEWLRLTQRHPYDNGFLYGTPTSPGKHTIEVYAYNKRSYETTRHILVFKVVAEKMLPYQAEFFIKLREIEKVLPSSVQDEIKQDLQKLWDTEDLEIVNITNALDRGGRVPLPLAGHYEGVFVKVGSEQYFSNCLLRVLTPEHQRQCTAVSRVKIPGGCNFCSVPSNCITWCKTELIDLTKQEPVPPAPTVGLGILEEGGDFNPPESPPSRDYFPDYIVTVIVPLIIAIILCLLLAYIMFGRREGVEKRNAKTNQIQLYHHYTIHGNTDDLRSMAGNRSVTPPLSTLPMFNSRTGERAPPLHSDSPSIPLIAAQHDPYSDTLPRK
- the sgca gene encoding alpha-sarcoglycan isoform X2 — encoded protein: MAGCGSWLFFLTVCVVFLFGANAEIKFTIPVGKFFTYELMRETFQNDFEPLSRIYAGHLYNDPMIFKCNKQNFPDLPEWLRLTQRHPYDNGFLYGTPTSPGKHTIEVYAYNKRSYETTRHILVFKVVAEKMLPYQAEFFIKLREIEKVLPSSVQDEIKQDLQKLWDTEDLEIVNITNALDRGGRVPLPLAGHYEGVFVKVGSEQYFSNCLLRVLTPEHQRQCTAVSRVKIPGGCNFCSVPSNCITWCKTELIDLTKQEPVPPAPTVGLGILEEGGDFNPPESPPSRDYFPDYIVTVIVPLIIAIILCLLLAYIMFGRREGVEKRNAKTNQIQLYHHYTIHGNTDDLRSMAGNRSVTPPLSTLPMFNSRTGERAPPLHSDSPSIPLIAAQHDPYSDTLPR
- the sgca gene encoding alpha-sarcoglycan isoform X3, coding for MRETFQNDFEPLSRIYAGHLYNDPMIFKCNKQNFPDLPEWLRLTQRHPYDNGFLYGTPTSPGKHTIEVYAYNKRSYETTRHILVFKVVAEKMLPYQAEFFIKLREIEKVLPSSVQDEIKQDLQKLWDTEDLEIVNITNALDRGGRVPLPLAGHYEGVFVKVGSEQYFSNCLLRVLTPEHQRQCTAVSRVKIPGGCNFCSVPSNCITWCKTELIDLTKQEPVPPAPTVGLGILEEGGDFNPPESPPSRDYFPDYIVTVIVPLIIAIILCLLLAYIMFGRREGVEKRNAKTNQIQLYHHYTIHGNTDDLRSMAGNRSVTPPLSTLPMFNSRTGERAPPLHSDSPSIPLIAAQHDPYSDTLPRK